In Polynucleobacter sp. MWH-S4W17, a genomic segment contains:
- a CDS encoding succinate dehydrogenase iron-sulfur subunit, producing MSDIRIFEIYRYDPDVDAAPRMQRYELELTGERMLLDALISLKKQDESISYRRSCREGVCGSDAMNINGKNGLACLTNMLTLPKVITLRPLPGLPVVRDLIVDMTLFFKQYLSIKPYLVNDNPPPEKERLQSPEEREELNGLYECILCASCSTSCPSFWWNPDKFVGPAGLLQAYRFIADSRDEDTNQRLDNLEDPYRLFRCHTIMNCVDVCPKHLNPTKAIGKIKELMVRRAV from the coding sequence ATGAGTGATATCCGTATATTCGAAATTTACCGCTACGATCCAGATGTTGATGCTGCTCCACGCATGCAACGTTATGAGTTGGAACTCACTGGTGAGCGTATGTTGTTAGATGCCTTGATTTCTTTGAAGAAGCAAGATGAGTCTATTTCTTATCGTCGCTCATGCCGTGAAGGGGTGTGCGGTTCAGATGCTATGAACATTAACGGTAAAAATGGTTTGGCTTGTTTGACCAATATGTTGACTTTACCTAAGGTCATCACGTTGCGCCCATTGCCTGGCTTGCCAGTAGTGCGCGACTTGATCGTCGACATGACTTTGTTCTTCAAACAGTATTTGTCAATCAAGCCTTACTTGGTAAATGACAATCCACCTCCTGAAAAAGAGCGTCTCCAGAGCCCAGAAGAGCGTGAAGAGTTGAACGGTTTATATGAGTGCATCTTGTGTGCGTCATGCTCAACTTCATGCCCATCTTTCTGGTGGAATCCAGACAAGTTCGTTGGCCCAGCTGGTTTACTGCAGGCTTATCGCTTTATAGCTGATAGCCGTGATGAAGATACCAATCAGCGTTTGGATAATTTGGAAGACCCATACCGCCTGTTCCGTTGCCACACCATCATGAATTGCGTAGACGTATGTCCTAAGCACTTGAACCCAACGAAGGCAATTGGCAAGATCAAGGAGTTGATGGTTCGTAGGGCAGTATGA
- a CDS encoding succinate dehydrogenase assembly factor 2 → MTLGNAELYRLKSDARRGLLENDLILQRFFERYGTQLSVEDGKVLSQLLALDDNDLMDLLIGRKDSVASLEKEMQTDSFRMVLQRLREK, encoded by the coding sequence ATGACCCTCGGCAATGCAGAGTTATATCGTTTAAAGAGTGATGCTCGTAGGGGCTTGCTAGAGAACGATTTAATTCTGCAGCGTTTCTTTGAGCGTTACGGTACTCAATTAAGCGTAGAAGATGGAAAGGTATTAAGCCAGTTATTAGCTTTAGATGACAACGACTTAATGGATTTATTGATAGGTCGCAAAGATTCTGTAGCCAGCCTGGAGAAAGAGATGCAAACAGACTCTTTTAGGATGGTTTTACAAAGGCTGAGAGAGAAGTAA
- the gltA gene encoding citrate synthase, with product MIESDIKAKLSFSDGTPDIDLPIYKGTVGPDVIDIRKLYGQTGKFTYDSGFLSTASCNSKITYIDGDKGELLYRGYPIEDLANNCDFLEVCYLLINGDLPNAAEKKDFEEMVMHHTMVHEQMQFFLRGFRRDAHPMSVLTGLVGAMAAFYHDAIDYSQPKAREVAQIRLIAKMPTLVAMAYKYSVGQPFIYPDNSLSYTANFMRMMFATPCEEYKVNPVLVRALDRIFTLHADHEQNASTSTVRLCGSSGTNPFAAISAGIACLWGPAHGGANEACLQMLNEIQANGGVDKIHEFIAQVKDKNSSVRLMGFGHRVYKNFDPRAKLMRETCYEVLNELGLQDDPLFKLAMTLEKIALEDDYFVSRKLYPNVDFYSGIVQRALGIPTEMFTCIFALARTVGWIAQWEEMITDPEYKIGRPRQLYVGETTRKVPNISVRK from the coding sequence ATGATTGAATCGGACATCAAAGCAAAACTCTCGTTTTCGGATGGAACACCAGATATTGATCTGCCAATTTATAAGGGGACAGTGGGTCCTGATGTAATCGACATTCGTAAGCTCTATGGTCAGACTGGTAAGTTCACTTACGACTCAGGTTTCTTATCTACTGCGTCATGTAATAGCAAAATTACCTACATCGATGGCGATAAGGGTGAGTTGCTCTATCGCGGCTACCCAATTGAAGATTTAGCTAATAACTGCGACTTCTTGGAAGTTTGCTACCTTTTGATAAATGGCGACTTACCAAATGCCGCTGAGAAAAAAGACTTTGAAGAAATGGTCATGCACCACACGATGGTTCATGAGCAAATGCAATTCTTCTTGCGCGGTTTCCGTCGCGATGCGCATCCAATGTCGGTGTTGACTGGCTTGGTTGGCGCAATGGCTGCCTTCTACCATGATGCGATTGACTATAGCCAGCCTAAAGCCCGCGAAGTGGCGCAAATTCGTTTGATTGCGAAGATGCCAACTTTGGTTGCGATGGCTTATAAATATTCTGTAGGTCAACCATTTATCTATCCAGATAACTCTTTGTCATACACCGCTAATTTTATGCGCATGATGTTTGCAACGCCATGTGAAGAGTACAAAGTAAACCCGGTATTGGTTCGCGCTTTGGATCGCATCTTCACATTGCATGCTGACCATGAGCAAAATGCCTCCACTTCAACTGTGCGTCTGTGTGGTTCATCAGGTACCAATCCTTTTGCAGCGATCTCTGCTGGTATTGCTTGCCTCTGGGGCCCGGCTCACGGTGGTGCAAACGAAGCTTGCTTGCAGATGTTGAACGAGATTCAAGCGAATGGTGGCGTAGATAAGATTCATGAATTTATCGCTCAAGTAAAAGATAAGAACTCAAGCGTTCGTCTGATGGGCTTTGGACACCGCGTTTATAAAAACTTTGACCCACGTGCAAAGTTGATGCGTGAAACTTGCTACGAAGTATTGAATGAACTTGGTCTCCAAGATGATCCATTGTTTAAGCTGGCAATGACTCTTGAGAAGATTGCTTTGGAGGATGACTATTTTGTGAGCCGTAAGCTCTATCCAAACGTAGACTTCTACTCAGGCATCGTGCAACGTGCTTTAGGTATCCCAACAGAAATGTTCACCTGCATTTTTGCCTTGGCAAGAACAGTAGGTTGGATTGCTCAGTGGGAAGAAATGATTACTGATCCTGAATACAAAATTGGTCGTCCACGTCAGTTATACGTTGGCGAAACAACGCGTAAGGTTCCGAACATCTCAGTTCGTAAATAA
- the leuC gene encoding 3-isopropylmalate dehydratase large subunit: MSRTLYDKLWDDHVVYSEEDGTATIYIDRQLLHEVTSPQAFEGLNLAGRPVWRISANLAVSDHNVPTTDRTEGIADPISKLQVDTLDQNCDAFGITQYKMNDTRQGIVHVIGPEQGATLPGMTVVCGDSHTSTHGAFGALAFGIGTSEVEHVLATQTLLMKKSKNMLVRVDGRLQPGSTAKDIVLAVIGKIGTAGGTGYTIEFAGEAIRNLSMEGRMTICNMAIEAGARAGLVAVDETTIEYIQGRPYAPKGPAMLQALQYWRTLHSDPDAKFDAVVELRAEEIAPQVTWGTSPEMVLAISERVPDPEKERDPNKRSAMERALEYMNLVPNTPLSSISIDKVFIGSCTNSRIEDMRAAAKVVDRLGKKVAANVKLALVVPGSGLVKAQAEREGLDRIFKAAGFEWREPGCSMCLAMNADRLEPGERCASTSNRNFEGRQGNGGRTHLVSPAMAAAAAIEGHFVDVRKIS; this comes from the coding sequence ATGTCTCGTACGCTTTATGACAAATTGTGGGATGACCACGTTGTTTACTCTGAAGAAGATGGCACAGCCACGATTTATATTGATCGTCAATTGCTGCATGAGGTAACCAGTCCTCAGGCATTTGAAGGCTTGAATCTGGCTGGCCGTCCAGTTTGGCGTATCTCCGCCAACTTGGCAGTTTCTGATCACAACGTACCAACGACTGATCGCACCGAAGGAATTGCTGATCCGATCTCCAAGTTGCAAGTAGATACTTTGGATCAAAACTGCGATGCCTTTGGGATTACCCAATACAAGATGAACGACACCCGCCAGGGGATTGTTCATGTCATTGGACCAGAGCAGGGTGCAACTTTGCCTGGCATGACGGTAGTTTGCGGCGACTCTCATACCAGTACGCATGGCGCCTTTGGTGCTTTGGCATTTGGTATTGGCACTTCCGAAGTTGAGCACGTATTGGCAACCCAAACTTTGCTCATGAAGAAGAGCAAGAACATGCTGGTGCGTGTTGATGGTCGTCTACAGCCAGGCTCCACTGCTAAGGACATCGTTCTTGCGGTGATTGGCAAGATTGGGACTGCAGGTGGTACAGGTTACACCATAGAGTTTGCTGGCGAAGCCATTCGCAACCTTTCTATGGAAGGTCGTATGACTATCTGCAATATGGCGATTGAAGCTGGCGCTCGCGCTGGTTTAGTTGCTGTAGATGAAACTACCATTGAATATATTCAGGGTCGTCCATATGCGCCTAAGGGCCCAGCGATGTTGCAGGCATTGCAATATTGGAGAACCTTGCATTCAGATCCTGATGCAAAGTTTGATGCCGTAGTTGAATTGCGTGCAGAAGAAATCGCTCCACAGGTTACCTGGGGAACTTCACCAGAAATGGTGCTGGCGATTAGTGAACGTGTTCCTGACCCAGAAAAAGAGCGTGATCCAAATAAGCGTTCAGCAATGGAGCGTGCTTTGGAGTATATGAACCTTGTACCAAATACACCATTGAGCAGCATCTCTATAGATAAAGTATTTATCGGCTCATGCACTAATAGCCGCATTGAAGATATGCGTGCTGCTGCTAAGGTGGTCGATCGTCTAGGTAAGAAAGTAGCTGCTAATGTGAAGTTGGCACTAGTTGTACCTGGTTCTGGTTTGGTAAAAGCACAAGCAGAGCGTGAGGGTTTGGATCGTATATTCAAGGCTGCTGGCTTTGAATGGCGTGAGCCAGGTTGTTCTATGTGCTTAGCCATGAATGCTGATCGCTTGGAGCCTGGAGAGCGTTGCGCCTCAACATCGAATCGTAACTTCGAGGGTCGTCAAGGTAATGGTGGTCGCACGCATTTGGTTAGCCCTGCGATGGCTGCTGCTGCGGCGATCGAAGGTCACTTTGTTGACGTACGTAAGATTTCATAA
- the leuD gene encoding 3-isopropylmalate dehydratase small subunit, with protein MEKFTVYKGLVAPLNRENVDTDAIIPKQFLKSIKKTGFGQNLFDEWRYLDHGEPGQDCSTRPINPDFVLNQPRYKGAGILLARKNFGCGSSREHAPWALDQFGFRVVIAPSFADIFYNNCFKNGVLPIVLTEMQVDHLFNETQAFNGYQLTVDLAAQQVIAPDGTAYSFEVAPFRKYCLLNGLDDIGLTLQHADKIKAYEAERILKMPWLATQLP; from the coding sequence ATGGAAAAATTTACGGTATACAAAGGTTTAGTTGCTCCGCTTAATCGCGAGAACGTGGATACCGATGCCATTATTCCGAAGCAGTTTCTTAAATCAATCAAGAAGACTGGGTTCGGTCAAAATCTGTTTGATGAATGGCGCTATCTCGATCATGGTGAGCCTGGTCAAGATTGCAGCACACGTCCCATCAACCCTGATTTTGTTCTCAATCAACCACGCTACAAAGGCGCTGGCATTCTGTTGGCTCGTAAGAACTTTGGCTGCGGCAGTTCCCGTGAGCATGCTCCCTGGGCCTTGGATCAATTTGGTTTTAGAGTGGTGATTGCGCCTAGTTTTGCAGATATTTTCTACAACAACTGCTTCAAAAACGGTGTTTTGCCAATTGTTTTGACTGAAATGCAGGTTGACCATCTTTTTAACGAAACACAAGCGTTTAACGGTTATCAATTAACAGTCGATCTAGCAGCACAGCAGGTTATTGCCCCTGATGGCACTGCTTATAGCTTTGAAGTGGCCCCATTTAGAAAGTATTGCCTTCTTAACGGCTTAGACGATATTGGCCTAACCCTGCAACATGCAGATAAAATTAAGGCTTATGAAGCCGAGCGCATTCTAAAAATGCCTTGGCTTGCGACACAATTGCCGTAA
- the leuB gene encoding 3-isopropylmalate dehydrogenase, whose product MKIAVLPGDGIGPEIVAQAVRVLQALGPKFDLEEAPVGGAAYDIAGHPLPPATLELAKKADAILFGAVGDWKYDTLARELRPEQAILGLRKHLELFANFRPAICYPELTAASSLKPEIIGGLDILIVRELNGDIYFGQPRGIRTSELPLFKGAREGFDTMHYSEPEVERIGHVAFEAARKRGKKVCSVDKANVLETSQLWREVMIRVSKDYPDVELSHMYVDNAAMQLVKAPKAFDVVVTGNLFGDILSDEAAMLTGSIGMLPSASLDKNNKGLYEPSHGSAPDIAGKGIANPLATILSAAMMLRYSLSMPAEADRIESAVQKVLAQGLRTADIYTEGTKKVSTVEMGDAVVAALA is encoded by the coding sequence ATGAAAATTGCAGTTCTACCGGGCGATGGTATCGGCCCGGAAATCGTTGCTCAAGCTGTTCGAGTGCTCCAAGCGCTTGGCCCAAAGTTTGATTTAGAAGAAGCTCCCGTAGGCGGAGCAGCTTATGACATCGCTGGACATCCTTTGCCACCAGCCACCCTAGAGCTCGCTAAAAAAGCGGATGCTATTTTGTTTGGTGCGGTAGGTGATTGGAAATACGACACACTTGCACGTGAACTGCGTCCGGAGCAAGCCATCTTGGGTTTACGTAAACACCTCGAGTTGTTTGCTAATTTCAGACCAGCCATTTGTTACCCAGAGCTCACTGCTGCATCCAGCCTTAAGCCAGAAATCATTGGCGGCTTGGATATCTTGATTGTGCGTGAGCTTAATGGAGATATTTATTTTGGTCAGCCACGCGGTATTCGCACTTCAGAGTTGCCTTTGTTCAAGGGCGCTCGTGAAGGTTTTGACACTATGCATTACAGCGAGCCTGAAGTGGAGCGCATTGGACATGTTGCTTTTGAGGCAGCACGCAAGCGCGGTAAAAAAGTGTGCAGCGTAGACAAGGCAAACGTCTTGGAGACTTCACAGCTTTGGCGTGAAGTCATGATTCGGGTTTCTAAAGACTATCCGGATGTTGAGTTATCCCATATGTATGTGGATAACGCTGCAATGCAGTTGGTTAAAGCACCTAAAGCATTCGATGTGGTGGTAACCGGCAATCTGTTTGGTGACATCTTGTCTGATGAGGCTGCTATGTTGACTGGCTCCATTGGTATGCTGCCATCTGCATCCCTGGATAAGAACAACAAGGGCTTATACGAGCCAAGTCATGGTTCTGCACCCGATATTGCTGGTAAGGGCATCGCCAATCCATTGGCAACTATTTTGTCGGCTGCAATGATGTTGCGTTATTCATTAAGCATGCCTGCAGAAGCGGATCGTATTGAAAGTGCGGTACAGAAAGTATTGGCACAAGGATTGCGTACTGCCGATATTTACACCGAGGGCACGAAAAAAGTATCAACGGTTGAAATGGGCGATGCTGTAGTTGCAGCGCTTGCGTAA
- the asd gene encoding aspartate-semialdehyde dehydrogenase: protein MANSKTPLVGLVGWRGMVGSVLMERMLAEKDFDLIEPVFFSTSQAGGEVPLLNGQKVTKSESALQDANDIKTLSRCDIILTCQGGDYTNDIFPKLRAAGWNGHWIDAASALRMKDDAVLVLDPVNRPVIDKALAAGGKNWIGANCTVSLMMMAMGGLVKADMVEWISAMTYQAASGAGAQNMRELLLQMGALRDSVATELADPSSWILDIDRKVTETLRSADFPNKNFRNTALAGSLIPWIDVPVENGQTKEEWKGGAEFNKILGRPAFRTPGSIPIDGLCVRVGAMRCHSQGLTVKLKKDIPLKEIEAILAADNQWVKVVPNDRETTERDLSPAAVSGTLTVPIGRLHKMAMGPDYLGAFTVGDQLLWGAAEPLRRMLRILLEK, encoded by the coding sequence ATGGCAAATTCAAAAACACCTTTAGTTGGTTTAGTTGGCTGGCGCGGCATGGTCGGCAGCGTTCTCATGGAGAGGATGTTGGCTGAAAAAGATTTCGACCTAATCGAGCCTGTATTTTTTAGTACCAGCCAAGCGGGTGGTGAGGTACCTTTGCTCAATGGTCAAAAAGTGACTAAGAGCGAAAGCGCCTTGCAAGATGCGAATGACATCAAAACATTGTCACGTTGCGACATCATCTTGACTTGCCAGGGTGGTGACTACACCAATGACATCTTCCCCAAGCTTCGTGCAGCAGGGTGGAATGGTCACTGGATTGATGCAGCTAGTGCGTTACGCATGAAGGATGACGCAGTATTGGTTTTGGATCCCGTTAATCGCCCGGTGATTGATAAGGCTTTAGCCGCTGGGGGGAAGAATTGGATCGGTGCTAATTGCACTGTGAGTTTGATGATGATGGCTATGGGTGGTTTGGTTAAGGCTGACATGGTTGAGTGGATCAGCGCGATGACTTATCAAGCAGCTTCTGGTGCTGGTGCTCAAAACATGCGTGAGCTATTGCTGCAAATGGGTGCTTTGCGTGACAGTGTAGCTACTGAGTTGGCTGATCCATCTTCTTGGATTCTCGATATTGACCGCAAGGTTACTGAGACATTACGTTCCGCTGATTTCCCGAATAAGAATTTCCGCAATACTGCTTTAGCGGGTAGCCTGATTCCATGGATCGACGTACCTGTTGAGAATGGACAAACTAAAGAAGAGTGGAAGGGTGGCGCTGAGTTCAACAAGATCTTAGGTCGTCCTGCATTCCGTACACCTGGCAGCATTCCAATTGATGGTTTGTGTGTGCGTGTTGGCGCAATGCGTTGCCATTCACAAGGTTTGACCGTTAAGCTGAAAAAAGATATTCCACTCAAAGAAATCGAAGCGATTTTGGCTGCAGATAATCAGTGGGTCAAAGTAGTGCCGAATGATCGCGAAACTACTGAGCGTGATTTATCACCTGCAGCAGTAAGCGGTACATTGACTGTACCTATTGGCCGTTTGCATAAGATGGCAATGGGCCCAGATTATTTGGGCGCCTTTACTGTTGGTGACCAACTCTTGTGGGGTGCTGCTGAGCCATTGCGCCGCATGTTGCGCATCTTGCTTGAGAAGTAA
- a CDS encoding FimV/HubP family polar landmark protein — protein MFRIGQLGLKLLCVVLLSWSSIAGAISLGAPQLQSRPGEPLRVEIPVRVGADEQAALSTLNVTMPNKASYERLGISQKILDLNPQAMVYRNRQEQLMVLVETVNSVPMTDDPFLDVLVNLNWSSGSLTKTFTLLLGDVQKITVKPGQSLSEIAAIMAPQLDGANLDQTMMALYKANPDAFASGSINRLAAGAELSKPSQALLRSISPAEANQFVADANEQWRTEHDEKDVGAANGKSGNAKTGEVVPKDRLKIGSSADGNDQERRYTEELVAQEKMLEQTKARVAELEKNIADLHRLLDKSKEKKAVDSNFGLGGFGPAILAIGLIGLTGLLLWGLARNARRSEAPSFHADTHHVAKNDKPAASSHFEMPARAKALFDGIDLDLSKPAKEVPVTTAAPASNPLADTLRVKLNLARAYITIEDFSAAKKSLDEVLRISNSVDPAITIEAQGLLAEISHRNT, from the coding sequence ATGTTTCGTATTGGTCAACTAGGCTTAAAGCTACTTTGTGTTGTTCTGCTTAGTTGGTCATCTATTGCTGGTGCGATTAGCTTGGGCGCTCCTCAACTTCAGTCCCGTCCCGGTGAGCCACTGCGTGTTGAGATCCCAGTTCGAGTTGGTGCAGATGAGCAAGCTGCTTTATCTACCCTGAACGTGACAATGCCTAATAAGGCATCTTATGAGCGCTTAGGCATTTCACAAAAGATTCTTGACCTCAATCCGCAGGCAATGGTGTATCGCAATCGTCAAGAGCAACTGATGGTTTTGGTAGAGACGGTCAATTCTGTGCCGATGACTGATGATCCATTCTTAGATGTATTGGTTAATCTCAATTGGTCTAGCGGCAGCCTTACTAAGACGTTCACATTGTTACTCGGTGATGTTCAGAAGATCACCGTAAAGCCTGGTCAGTCCTTATCTGAAATAGCTGCCATCATGGCGCCTCAATTGGATGGTGCTAACTTAGATCAAACCATGATGGCCTTGTATAAGGCCAACCCTGATGCGTTTGCTAGCGGTAGTATCAATCGCTTGGCCGCCGGAGCTGAGTTGTCCAAACCCAGTCAGGCGCTGCTGCGCTCCATTAGTCCGGCAGAGGCCAATCAGTTTGTAGCAGATGCTAACGAACAGTGGCGCACTGAACATGACGAAAAAGACGTGGGCGCTGCTAATGGAAAATCAGGTAATGCTAAAACAGGGGAAGTTGTTCCTAAGGATCGACTGAAGATTGGTTCAAGCGCTGATGGCAACGATCAAGAGCGTCGCTACACTGAAGAGTTGGTCGCTCAAGAGAAGATGTTGGAGCAGACTAAAGCTCGGGTTGCAGAGTTAGAAAAGAATATCGCTGACTTACATAGACTTCTAGATAAATCTAAGGAGAAGAAAGCAGTCGACAGCAATTTTGGCTTAGGTGGATTTGGCCCGGCTATCCTGGCTATTGGTTTGATTGGCTTGACAGGTTTATTGCTCTGGGGATTAGCCCGCAATGCGCGTCGCTCAGAGGCGCCAAGCTTTCATGCTGATACACATCATGTTGCTAAAAATGATAAACCTGCAGCCAGCTCTCATTTTGAAATGCCGGCTCGTGCAAAGGCATTGTTTGATGGCATAGATCTTGATCTTTCAAAGCCTGCAAAAGAGGTTCCCGTAACAACTGCTGCCCCAGCGTCAAATCCACTTGCAGATACTTTGCGCGTCAAATTAAATCTAGCGCGTGCTTACATCACGATTGAAGATTTCTCTGCAGCTAAAAAGTCTTTGGATGAAGTGCTTCGTATCAGTAATTCTGTCGATCCAGCCATCACCATTGAAGCGCAGGGCTTGTTGGCAGAAATCTCGCATCGCAATACCTAG
- the truA gene encoding tRNA pseudouridine(38-40) synthase TruA — protein sequence MRIALGLQYDGSPYSGWQTQVNHNTVQDELEKAITAFVGEQACAEHPIHTITAGRTDTGVHALGQVVHFDTNVDREDFSWVRGVNSFLPSSIVVNWAKPVSDEFSARFSAYEREYIYALQAGPCRSPMSHSRAGYLLVPPNQWLDVEAMKKSAECLIGEHDFSSFRSSECQSKTPVKKIYSIEIISEQPWLYFRIQGNAFLHHMIRNVVGCFLQIGQGRQKPEWMAEVLAAKNRQIAAPTFMADGLYLAKITYPDEYAIPQPWLENSWLPDQVIGKQKRAQGK from the coding sequence ATGCGCATAGCCCTTGGCCTTCAGTATGACGGCAGCCCCTACTCAGGCTGGCAAACCCAAGTTAATCACAACACAGTACAAGATGAATTAGAAAAGGCCATTACGGCCTTTGTTGGTGAGCAGGCTTGTGCAGAACATCCCATTCATACCATTACCGCAGGAAGAACCGACACCGGTGTTCACGCCTTGGGGCAGGTTGTTCACTTCGATACCAATGTTGATCGTGAAGACTTTTCATGGGTAAGGGGAGTGAACTCATTCTTACCGTCATCGATTGTGGTCAACTGGGCAAAACCAGTTTCTGATGAGTTCAGTGCGCGCTTCTCTGCGTATGAGCGTGAATATATTTATGCCTTGCAAGCGGGACCTTGTCGTTCGCCGATGTCGCACTCACGCGCAGGTTACTTACTGGTGCCACCAAATCAATGGCTTGATGTAGAGGCTATGAAAAAATCAGCTGAGTGCTTGATTGGCGAACACGACTTTAGTTCTTTTCGTTCATCCGAGTGCCAGAGCAAAACACCGGTAAAAAAGATTTACTCCATTGAGATTATTTCTGAGCAACCATGGCTATATTTTCGAATTCAGGGAAATGCTTTTTTGCATCACATGATCCGCAATGTAGTCGGCTGTTTTTTGCAAATTGGTCAGGGTAGACAAAAGCCGGAGTGGATGGCCGAAGTCTTGGCTGCTAAGAATAGGCAAATCGCCGCTCCTACTTTTATGGCCGATGGCCTGTATTTGGCCAAAATCACTTATCCGGACGAATATGCCATCCCCCAGCCTTGGTTGGAAAACTCTTGGCTGCCAGATCAGGTCATTGGGAAACAAAAGAGAGCGCAAGGGAAATAA
- a CDS encoding phosphoribosylanthranilate isomerase: MSLLTYSPDRTRVKICGLKTAADIDSAVSAGVDAVGFVFYPPSVRAVSPNIAAQLISRLPAGVDAVGLVVNATDEQFAAIRAAASITLWQFHGDETPERCAQLAAGEPWMKAARVGTGFAFDDFSLQYGDANAFLLDALVEGYGGGGVPFDWQGIPQTWVSENAPRVVLSGGLNTHNVGEAIARLHPCAVDVSSGVESSRGVKDPALMAQFVQAVRAADAKASSQ, encoded by the coding sequence ATGAGCTTGCTGACATATTCTCCGGACCGAACTAGGGTCAAAATCTGTGGCTTAAAAACGGCTGCTGACATCGATTCCGCTGTTTCTGCAGGGGTGGATGCCGTTGGCTTCGTCTTTTATCCACCCAGCGTACGCGCTGTGAGCCCCAATATTGCGGCCCAACTCATTTCCAGGCTCCCAGCAGGGGTGGATGCCGTTGGATTGGTTGTAAATGCTACAGATGAGCAATTTGCCGCAATTCGGGCTGCCGCCTCGATCACCTTATGGCAGTTTCATGGGGATGAGACCCCAGAGCGCTGTGCCCAGCTTGCTGCAGGTGAGCCTTGGATGAAGGCTGCTCGTGTAGGAACTGGCTTCGCTTTTGACGATTTTTCCCTACAATATGGGGATGCAAACGCTTTTCTGCTGGATGCCTTGGTTGAGGGATACGGTGGCGGGGGCGTTCCTTTTGATTGGCAAGGGATTCCACAAACATGGGTAAGCGAAAACGCGCCTCGGGTCGTTTTGAGTGGTGGATTGAACACGCACAACGTGGGCGAGGCCATTGCACGCCTGCATCCTTGCGCGGTTGACGTCAGTAGTGGCGTAGAAAGCAGCAGGGGTGTTAAAGATCCTGCGCTCATGGCCCAATTTGTTCAAGCAGTGCGCGCAGCGGATGCCAAAGCATCATCCCAATAA
- the trpB gene encoding tryptophan synthase subunit beta, with product MYDKPDARGHFGPYGGVFVSETLMFALDELKEAYAKYQYDPEFIEEFHYELKHFVGRPSPVYHAKRWSEMLGGAQIYLKREDLNHTGAHKINNVIGQAMLAKRMGKPRIIAETGAGQHGVATATICARFGLDCTVYQGSVDVARQAQNVFRMKLLGAKVVPVESGTKTLKDALNEAMRDWVTNVDNTFYIIGTVAGPHPYPMMVRDFQSVIGEECKVQMPEMTGRQPDYILACVGGGSNAMGIFYPYIDFPEVKLVGVEAAGHGLGSGLHSAALCVGTPGVLHGNRTYLLQDKNGQISETHSVSAGMDYPGVGPEHAWLKDSGRADYVAITDEEALQAFHDCCQIEGIIPALESSHAIAYACKLAKTLSKDKTILVNLSGRGDKDMHTVAQATGSEG from the coding sequence ATGTACGACAAGCCAGATGCACGAGGACACTTCGGTCCTTACGGCGGCGTGTTTGTTTCTGAGACATTGATGTTTGCCTTAGATGAGCTTAAAGAAGCTTATGCAAAGTATCAGTACGATCCAGAATTCATTGAAGAGTTTCATTACGAGTTAAAGCACTTTGTTGGTAGACCTTCACCTGTGTATCACGCTAAGCGTTGGAGCGAAATGCTGGGTGGCGCACAAATCTATCTGAAACGTGAAGATTTAAATCACACTGGCGCACACAAGATTAATAACGTGATTGGTCAAGCGATGTTGGCCAAGCGCATGGGTAAGCCTCGCATTATTGCTGAGACAGGAGCAGGGCAGCACGGTGTTGCTACAGCAACGATCTGCGCTCGCTTTGGTTTAGACTGCACGGTCTATCAAGGCTCTGTGGACGTAGCCCGTCAGGCGCAAAACGTATTTCGCATGAAACTCCTTGGTGCTAAGGTAGTTCCGGTGGAATCTGGTACCAAGACTTTGAAGGATGCGCTCAATGAAGCGATGCGGGATTGGGTTACCAACGTAGATAATACTTTCTACATCATCGGCACTGTCGCAGGACCACATCCTTATCCAATGATGGTGAGAGATTTTCAGAGTGTGATTGGTGAAGAGTGCAAAGTACAGATGCCAGAGATGACTGGTCGTCAACCTGACTATATTTTAGCTTGTGTTGGTGGCGGCTCTAATGCGATGGGCATTTTTTATCCTTACATTGATTTCCCGGAAGTGAAACTCGTTGGTGTTGAGGCAGCAGGACATGGTCTGGGAAGTGGTTTGCATTCAGCAGCCTTGTGCGTTGGTACGCCTGGCGTGTTACACGGCAACCGTACTTATTTATTGCAAGACAAAAATGGTCAGATCTCTGAAACACATTCTGTTTCTGCTGGAATGGATTACCCAGGCGTTGGTCCTGAGCATGCATGGTTAAAAGATTCTGGTCGCGCAGATTATGTGGCCATTACAGATGAAGAGGCGCTCCAAGCATTCCATGATTGCTGCCAGATTGAAGGCATCATTCCTGCGCTTGAGTCTTCACACGCCATTGCTTATGCCTGCAAGCTTGCTAAGACCTTGTCAAAAGACAAGACTATCTTGGTCAACCTTTCTGGCCGCGGTGACAAGGATATGCATACCGTTGCGCAAGCAACAGGTTCAGAAGGTTAA